From a single Leclercia sp. AS011 genomic region:
- a CDS encoding YnfU family zinc-binding protein — protein sequence MVMSVINYAMKLFSSASTATAACPVCGLKSAQPLSKIRLNQAMLCPGCKALFISRR from the coding sequence ATGGTCATGTCTGTTATCAATTACGCAATGAAACTCTTCAGCAGTGCGTCTACTGCCACTGCTGCCTGTCCTGTTTGTGGCTTAAAATCAGCACAGCCGTTGTCAAAAATCCGACTCAACCAAGCCATGCTTTGCCCCGGATGTAAAGCTCTGTTTATCTCCCGACGCTAG
- the cspF gene encoding cold shock-like protein CspF codes for MSHKMTGIVKSFDILSGKGLIIPSDGRKDVLLHISAVNSRESELLIPGSRIEFCRINGNRGPVAANIYLS; via the coding sequence TTGTCCCATAAAATGACCGGAATTGTCAAAAGTTTTGACATTCTCAGCGGTAAAGGCCTCATCATCCCCTCTGATGGCCGAAAAGACGTCCTGCTTCACATTTCAGCCGTTAACTCCCGCGAATCAGAATTACTCATCCCAGGAAGCCGCATAGAATTTTGCCGGATCAACGGTAACAGGGGGCCTGTGGCTGCGAACATTTATCTTTCCTGA
- a CDS encoding cold shock domain-containing protein, whose protein sequence is MTSRIKGLVKWFNGDKGFGFISPLDGSKDIFVHFSALSGDNFKTLFEGQKVEFAIHSGDKGPAAANVILCDK, encoded by the coding sequence ATGACCTCAAGAATTAAAGGCCTGGTAAAATGGTTTAACGGAGACAAAGGTTTTGGCTTCATCTCTCCTCTTGATGGCAGTAAAGATATCTTTGTCCATTTTTCTGCGCTTAGCGGCGACAACTTTAAAACTTTATTTGAAGGACAGAAAGTTGAATTCGCCATTCACAGCGGTGACAAAGGTCCTGCTGCTGCAAACGTAATACTTTGCGATAAATAA
- a CDS encoding site-specific integrase — protein sequence MTTSPWNKGRIIGQKRPLQISHIWGIRIRLEMEGKVRDLALFNMALDSKLRGCDLVKLKVSDVAYGHSVSGRATVLQQKTGSPVQFELTKGTREAVAAWIKMAHLRSSDYLFQSRVGSSRHISTRQYNRIFHGWIDKLGLDETLYSTHSMRRTKPYLIYKKTKNLRVIQLLLGHKKLESTVLYLGIEVDDALEISESIEV from the coding sequence ATGACAACATCCCCCTGGAACAAAGGCCGTATTATTGGCCAGAAACGGCCTCTTCAGATCTCTCATATCTGGGGAATCCGTATCAGACTTGAGATGGAAGGAAAAGTACGCGATTTAGCTCTGTTTAACATGGCTCTGGACAGTAAACTTCGGGGCTGTGATCTGGTTAAGCTAAAAGTTTCTGATGTGGCCTATGGGCACTCTGTTTCGGGCAGAGCGACAGTGCTGCAGCAAAAAACGGGAAGCCCCGTTCAGTTTGAACTGACTAAGGGAACCAGAGAGGCTGTAGCAGCATGGATCAAAATGGCTCATCTACGTAGTAGCGACTATCTGTTCCAGTCCCGCGTCGGTTCTTCACGACATATCTCAACCAGGCAATATAACCGTATTTTTCATGGATGGATTGATAAGCTAGGTCTCGACGAGACTCTGTACAGTACGCATTCTATGCGAAGAACCAAGCCATATCTGATCTATAAAAAAACGAAGAATCTTCGAGTGATCCAGCTATTGTTAGGTCACAAAAAACTTGAAAGTACAGTCCTTTATCTCGGTATTGAAGTGGATGATGCCCTGGAGATATCTGAGTCTATTGAAGTTTAA
- the arsC gene encoding glutaredoxin-dependent arsenate reductase: MSNITIYHNPACGTSRNTLEMIRNSGNEPTIIHYLDTPPTRDELIKLISDMGITVRALLRKNVEPYEHLGLDEEKFSDEQLIDFMLQHPILINRPVVVTPLGTRLCRPSEIVLDILPEGQKGAFTKEDGEKVIDETGKRIK, encoded by the coding sequence ATGAGCAACATTACCATCTATCACAACCCGGCCTGTGGCACCTCACGCAACACGCTGGAGATGATCCGTAACAGCGGCAACGAACCGACGATAATTCATTATCTCGATACGCCACCCACCCGTGATGAGCTGATTAAACTTATTTCAGATATGGGAATTACGGTGCGTGCATTACTGCGTAAGAATGTTGAGCCTTATGAACACCTGGGTCTTGATGAAGAGAAATTTAGTGATGAGCAGTTGATTGATTTCATGCTTCAACATCCGATCCTGATTAATCGGCCGGTTGTCGTTACGCCGCTTGGCACTCGTCTTTGCCGCCCTTCAGAAATAGTGCTGGATATTCTACCGGAAGGCCAGAAAGGAGCGTTTACCAAAGAGGATGGCGAGAAGGTCATTGACGAAACGGGGAAGCGGATTAAGTAA
- a CDS encoding arsenic transporter, producing the protein MLLAGSIFLLTLVLVIWQPRGLSIGWSASIGAVLALGTGVIHVADIPVVWNIVWNATTAFIAVIIISLLLDESGFFEWAALHVSRWGNGRGRLLFTWIVLLGAAVAALFANDGAALILTPIVIAMLLALGFSQGTTLAFVMAAGFIADTASLPLIVSNLVNIVSADFFGLGFTQYASVMIPVDAAAIAATLTMLHFFFRRDIPATYDVSLLKKPASAIKDPATFRAGWIVLLLLLVGFFVLEPLGIPVSAIAAAGAAVLFVVAKRGHAINTGKVLRGAPWQIVIFSLGMYLVVYGLRNAGLTEYLSGVLNQLADKGLWAATFGTGFLTAFLSSVMNNMPTVLIGALSIDGSAATGVVKEAMIYANVIGCDLGPKITPIGSLATLLWLHVLARKNMTITWGYYFRTGIVMTVPVLFVTLAALAWRLSVTL; encoded by the coding sequence ATGCTTCTGGCAGGGAGTATATTTTTACTGACGCTGGTACTGGTGATCTGGCAACCCAGAGGCCTGAGTATTGGCTGGAGCGCGAGTATCGGGGCAGTGCTGGCGCTGGGAACCGGTGTCATCCATGTCGCTGATATTCCCGTTGTCTGGAATATCGTCTGGAACGCGACAACGGCATTTATTGCGGTCATCATCATCAGCCTGCTGCTCGATGAGTCCGGCTTCTTTGAATGGGCCGCACTGCACGTCTCCCGCTGGGGTAACGGACGTGGCCGCCTGCTGTTCACCTGGATAGTCTTGCTCGGTGCCGCTGTTGCTGCGTTGTTTGCCAATGACGGCGCCGCGCTGATCCTGACGCCGATTGTGATTGCGATGCTGCTCGCACTGGGGTTCAGCCAGGGCACGACACTGGCCTTTGTCATGGCTGCAGGGTTTATTGCAGATACGGCCAGCCTGCCGCTCATTGTTTCTAACCTGGTTAATATCGTCTCGGCGGACTTCTTCGGTCTGGGCTTTACGCAGTATGCTTCCGTTATGATCCCCGTGGATGCGGCAGCGATTGCGGCCACGCTGACCATGCTGCATTTCTTCTTCCGCAGGGATATTCCGGCAACGTATGACGTTTCGCTGCTGAAGAAACCAGCCAGTGCGATCAAGGATCCGGCAACCTTCAGGGCGGGCTGGATTGTCCTGTTATTGCTGCTTGTCGGTTTCTTTGTTCTGGAGCCGCTGGGGATCCCGGTCAGTGCGATAGCGGCGGCTGGCGCAGCAGTGCTGTTTGTGGTGGCGAAAAGAGGCCATGCCATCAACACCGGGAAAGTCCTGCGCGGTGCGCCATGGCAGATCGTTATTTTCTCGCTGGGCATGTACCTCGTGGTCTATGGCCTGCGCAATGCAGGGCTCACGGAGTACCTGTCTGGTGTGCTGAATCAGCTGGCAGACAAGGGGTTATGGGCAGCGACGTTCGGCACCGGCTTCCTGACGGCATTTCTCTCATCAGTGATGAACAATATGCCGACGGTGCTGATTGGTGCGCTGTCGATTGACGGGAGTGCGGCGACTGGCGTCGTCAAAGAGGCAATGATTTATGCCAATGTGATTGGCTGCGATTTAGGCCCGAAAATCACCCCGATAGGCAGTCTGGCAACCCTGCTGTGGCTGCATGTGCTTGCCCGGAAAAATATGACGATCACCTGGGGATATTACTTCCGGACCGGCATTGTCATGACTGTGCCGGTGCTGTTTGTCACTCTGGCCGCTCTGGCGTGGCGGCTCTCTGTCACTTTGTAA
- a CDS encoding transcriptional regulator: protein MLQPVQLFKILSDKTRLTIVMLLRESGELCVCDICAATSESQPKISRHMAILREAGLVLDRREGKWIHYRLSPHIPAWAAETITTSWQCMREDVREWLDKSACTSC, encoded by the coding sequence ATGCTACAACCTGTTCAGCTTTTCAAAATCCTGTCGGATAAAACACGGCTCACCATCGTCATGCTTCTCCGGGAGTCCGGTGAACTGTGCGTCTGCGATATCTGCGCGGCCACCTCTGAATCACAGCCAAAAATCTCGCGACATATGGCTATCCTTCGTGAGGCCGGGCTGGTACTTGACCGTCGTGAAGGCAAATGGATCCACTATCGTCTGTCACCCCACATACCAGCGTGGGCAGCTGAGACAATCACAACGTCCTGGCAGTGTATGCGGGAGGATGTGCGTGAATGGCTGGATAAATCAGCCTGCACCTCCTGCTGA
- the arsH gene encoding arsenical resistance protein ArsH, translated as MEQFPALNTECFDQHIAERLHLQEPPRILILYGSVRERSYSRFAAEEAGRLLTAMGAEVKRFNPSGLPLPDDAPDTHPKVTELRGLVRWCDGMVWSSPERHGAMSAVMKAQIDWIPLSEGAVRPSQGKTLAVMQVCGGSQSFNAVNQMRILGRWMRMFTIPNQSSVARAWQEFDENGRMKPSSWYDRIVDVAEELFKITLLLKGQTGYLADRYSERKESHQELSSRVNQDKI; from the coding sequence ATGGAACAATTTCCTGCCCTGAACACCGAATGCTTTGATCAACACATCGCTGAACGTCTGCACCTGCAGGAGCCACCACGGATTCTGATTCTGTATGGCTCAGTAAGAGAGCGCTCCTACAGCCGTTTTGCCGCGGAAGAAGCTGGTCGCCTGCTGACGGCGATGGGCGCGGAGGTAAAACGCTTTAACCCCTCCGGTTTACCCCTGCCGGATGATGCGCCGGACACGCACCCTAAAGTCACCGAGCTGCGCGGTCTGGTCAGATGGTGTGACGGGATGGTGTGGAGTTCTCCGGAACGGCACGGGGCTATGAGCGCAGTTATGAAGGCGCAGATTGACTGGATACCCTTAAGTGAAGGCGCGGTTCGTCCTTCGCAGGGCAAAACACTTGCGGTAATGCAGGTCTGCGGTGGTTCCCAGTCCTTCAATGCAGTGAACCAGATGCGTATTCTGGGCCGCTGGATGCGGATGTTTACGATACCCAACCAGTCTTCCGTAGCCAGGGCATGGCAAGAGTTCGACGAAAACGGCCGAATGAAACCTTCGTCATGGTATGACCGCATCGTCGATGTAGCCGAGGAGCTGTTTAAAATCACACTGCTGCTTAAGGGACAAACCGGTTATCTTGCGGATCGTTACAGCGAGCGAAAAGAGAGCCATCAGGAGCTTTCATCCCGTGTCAATCAGGACAAAATATAA
- a CDS encoding helix-turn-helix domain-containing protein — MAHPNPIPDRLKTARTKAGITQRELGIRIGMEPSSASGRMNHYEKGRHIPDIDTLKRMADELGVPINYFFCESEQTAELARLIANMTETEQAALIAELNNKQP; from the coding sequence GTGGCTCACCCAAACCCGATACCTGACAGGCTCAAAACAGCCAGAACCAAAGCCGGAATCACTCAGCGAGAATTGGGTATCCGAATTGGCATGGAACCAAGTTCAGCGAGTGGTCGTATGAACCATTATGAGAAAGGAAGGCATATCCCAGATATAGATACCCTTAAGCGCATGGCCGATGAGCTTGGCGTTCCCATAAACTACTTCTTTTGTGAAAGCGAGCAGACAGCGGAACTAGCCCGGCTGATAGCAAACATGACTGAAACAGAGCAAGCAGCTCTGATTGCTGAACTTAACAATAAGCAGCCATAG
- a CDS encoding DEAD/DEAH box helicase — MLREWQSQCVDAVLGKYQSGSPHFLCLACPGAGKTVMAAEVAKRMLELNLVDIIICFAPSTAVVSSIKSTFSHRLQSSFCGGLGSVGTAFTYHNLMYFDKKFWESLQRHRLLIIFDEIHHCSGDTLDNANVWGGEILTLIQKCASYTLALTGTPWRTDNVPIVLSNYTDPDGEICCDYVYGLHEAIIDNVCRKPKIALINSDNLVYSSEETTKDFGSIVEILNENLVSYQSILWHPKAMSYVIKAGCEKLREIRMVNSDAGGLVVASSVVHAYKLMNLLENEFGQSATIVTYHDKEALSKIKQYRQGTTEWIVSVGMISEGTDIPRLQVCCHLSSIKTELYFRQVLGRILRVNQRKNQEAWLFTIATEELTLYSERLVKDLPEDYKILQESHESPSKKTSGNLFESLERKQNNNTNKEENFSLEMDFNESHQSTSSVKENTNSLKIHSLYQQVIDAFLFSTN; from the coding sequence ATGCTGAGGGAATGGCAGAGTCAGTGCGTAGATGCAGTACTAGGTAAATATCAATCTGGATCACCACATTTTTTATGCCTTGCTTGCCCAGGTGCCGGTAAAACAGTGATGGCAGCTGAGGTTGCAAAGCGAATGCTAGAACTCAATTTGGTAGATATCATCATATGCTTTGCCCCTTCAACAGCAGTGGTTTCATCGATAAAAAGCACATTCTCTCATAGATTACAAAGTAGCTTTTGTGGAGGCCTCGGATCTGTTGGAACTGCTTTTACCTATCACAACCTCATGTATTTTGACAAAAAATTCTGGGAATCATTACAACGACACCGGTTATTAATAATTTTTGACGAAATCCATCATTGCTCTGGCGATACTCTCGATAATGCCAATGTTTGGGGAGGGGAAATACTTACTCTAATTCAAAAATGTGCAAGCTATACATTGGCATTAACCGGAACTCCATGGCGAACTGATAATGTACCAATAGTATTATCAAATTACACCGATCCGGACGGTGAGATCTGCTGTGATTACGTGTATGGCCTACATGAAGCCATTATAGATAATGTTTGCCGTAAGCCCAAAATTGCTCTTATTAATAGTGATAATTTAGTTTATTCCTCAGAGGAAACCACAAAAGATTTCGGCTCCATTGTAGAGATACTGAATGAAAATTTAGTTTCTTATCAATCAATACTTTGGCATCCAAAGGCAATGAGCTATGTCATTAAAGCCGGATGTGAAAAACTTCGCGAAATAAGAATGGTCAACTCTGATGCAGGTGGACTAGTGGTTGCTTCATCAGTAGTGCATGCGTACAAACTGATGAATCTTCTGGAAAATGAGTTTGGCCAAAGCGCCACTATAGTGACCTATCATGATAAAGAAGCCCTTTCAAAGATAAAGCAATATCGTCAAGGAACTACCGAATGGATTGTTAGTGTCGGTATGATCAGTGAGGGTACAGATATCCCACGGCTTCAGGTCTGTTGCCACCTGAGCTCCATTAAAACTGAACTTTACTTTAGACAGGTGCTTGGTCGTATTCTTCGTGTAAATCAAAGAAAAAATCAGGAGGCTTGGTTATTTACGATAGCTACAGAAGAATTAACCTTATACTCGGAAAGGTTAGTTAAGGATTTACCTGAAGATTATAAAATTTTGCAGGAATCGCATGAATCACCATCAAAAAAAACAAGTGGTAATTTATTCGAATCGCTAGAAAGAAAGCAGAATAATAATACGAATAAAGAAGAGAACTTTTCTCTTGAAATGGATTTTAATGAAAGCCACCAATCAACCTCCTCAGTAAAAGAGAACACTAATTCATTGAAAATACACTCATTATATCAACAGGTTATAGATGCATTCCTATTCTCAACTAACTAA
- a CDS encoding putative acyl-CoA thioester hydrolase: MLSRSFPLNISRISRLALALAFGVTLSACSSTPPDQLPSEQAAPGTASRPILSADEAKNFQQARYFTAMDPNAAPWSPYAIRLPEQPNFVVGPAGTQGVTHTTIQAAVDAAIAKHSSSRQYIAILPGEYEGTVYVPAAPGSVTLYGTGDKPIDVKIGLAIDSEMDTTTWRRLVNPAGKYMPGKPAWYMFDRCQSKHSATVGVMCSAVFWSQNNGLQLQNLTIENNLGDSVDAGNHQAVALRSDGDQVQIDKVNILGRQNTFFVTNSGVENTLKNNRITRTLVTNSYIEGDVDIVSGRGAVVFDNTDFRVMNTRTQQEGYVFAPATLSNMFYGFLAVNSRFTAMGDGVAQLGRSLDVDSASNGQVVIRDSVINEGFNMAKPWGNAAISQRPYAGNTGAVDDKGNVQRNLNDANFNRMWEYNNRGVGSKVIAEPKQ; encoded by the coding sequence ATGCTTAGCAGGAGCTTTCCCTTGAACATTTCCAGGATTTCTCGTCTGGCACTGGCCCTCGCATTTGGCGTGACGTTGTCTGCGTGCAGCTCTACTCCGCCGGATCAACTGCCTTCTGAACAGGCCGCGCCAGGCACGGCTTCTCGACCGATCCTTTCCGCTGATGAAGCGAAAAACTTCCAGCAGGCTCGCTACTTCACGGCCATGGATCCTAACGCGGCACCGTGGAGTCCTTACGCCATTCGTTTGCCAGAGCAGCCAAACTTTGTGGTTGGCCCGGCGGGAACCCAGGGCGTTACGCATACCACCATTCAGGCAGCCGTCGATGCCGCCATTGCTAAGCACAGCAGCTCCCGTCAGTACATCGCCATTTTACCCGGCGAGTACGAAGGTACCGTGTATGTGCCTGCCGCACCGGGTAGCGTGACCCTGTACGGTACGGGCGACAAACCGATTGATGTAAAAATTGGTCTGGCGATCGACTCTGAGATGGATACCACCACCTGGCGTCGTCTGGTCAATCCGGCCGGGAAATACATGCCTGGCAAACCGGCCTGGTACATGTTTGACCGCTGCCAGAGCAAGCACAGCGCCACCGTTGGCGTGATGTGTTCGGCGGTCTTCTGGTCGCAGAACAACGGCCTGCAGCTGCAGAACCTGACGATTGAAAACAATCTCGGTGACAGCGTGGATGCCGGTAACCACCAGGCGGTAGCCCTGCGCAGCGATGGCGATCAGGTGCAGATCGACAAGGTGAATATTCTGGGCCGTCAGAACACCTTCTTCGTCACCAACAGCGGCGTCGAGAACACCCTGAAAAACAACCGCATCACCCGTACGCTGGTAACCAATAGCTACATTGAAGGCGATGTGGATATTGTCTCCGGTCGCGGTGCGGTGGTGTTTGATAACACCGATTTCCGCGTGATGAATACCCGTACCCAACAGGAAGGCTATGTCTTTGCACCGGCCACCCTGTCGAACATGTTCTACGGCTTCCTGGCAGTAAACAGCCGCTTCACCGCAATGGGTGACGGCGTGGCACAGCTGGGTCGCTCGCTGGATGTGGATTCTGCCTCTAACGGTCAGGTGGTGATCCGCGATAGCGTGATCAACGAAGGCTTTAACATGGCGAAACCCTGGGGCAACGCGGCTATCTCTCAGCGTCCGTATGCGGGTAATACCGGTGCGGTGGATGACAAAGGCAACGTGCAGCGCAACCTGAACGACGCTAACTTCAACCGCATGTGGGAATACAACAACCGCGGTGTCGGCAGCAAAGTGATCGCAGAGCCGAAGCAGTAA
- the tisB gene encoding type I toxin-antitoxin system toxin TisB — MSSMGWVILFLQLMVAVLQLLDAYLKTGA, encoded by the coding sequence ATGAGCAGTATGGGATGGGTAATTCTGTTCCTGCAACTCATGGTTGCAGTATTGCAACTGCTGGATGCGTATCTTAAAACCGGTGCCTGA
- the pgl gene encoding 6-phosphogluconolactonase: protein MKQTVYTASPESQQIHVWRLNPEGTLTLVQVVDVPGQVQPMVISPDKRFLYVGVRPEFRVLAYRISPDDGALTFTAEAALPGSPTHISTDLQGRFIFSGSYNAGCVSVTRLDDGIPTETVEVVEGLEGCHSANISPDNRTLWVPALKQDRICLFTLGDDGKLAAQTPAEVTTVEGAGPRHMVFHPNQQYAYVVNELNCSVDVWALRDPHGNIECVQTLDMMPADFTDTRWGADIHITPDGRHLYTCDRTSSLITIFSVSEDGSVLAIEGFQPTETQPRGFNVDHSGKFLIAAGQKSHHIALYEIQGEQGLLEEKGRYAVGQGPMWVVVNAY, encoded by the coding sequence ATGAAACAAACCGTTTATACCGCCAGTCCTGAGAGCCAGCAGATCCATGTCTGGCGTCTGAATCCCGAAGGTACACTCACCCTGGTTCAGGTCGTCGATGTTCCCGGCCAGGTTCAGCCGATGGTGATCAGCCCGGATAAACGTTTCCTGTATGTAGGCGTGCGTCCGGAGTTCCGTGTGCTGGCGTACCGTATCTCTCCTGACGATGGTGCCCTGACGTTCACCGCAGAAGCCGCTCTGCCGGGCAGCCCAACCCATATTTCAACCGATCTGCAGGGGCGCTTTATCTTTAGCGGCTCTTACAATGCCGGTTGCGTCAGCGTGACCCGCCTGGATGACGGCATTCCGACCGAGACCGTTGAGGTGGTTGAAGGGCTGGAAGGTTGCCACTCGGCCAACATCTCCCCGGATAACCGCACCCTGTGGGTTCCGGCGCTGAAACAGGATCGTATCTGCCTGTTCACGCTGGGCGACGACGGTAAGCTGGCTGCGCAAACGCCGGCCGAAGTGACCACCGTTGAGGGCGCTGGCCCGCGTCATATGGTCTTCCATCCGAATCAGCAGTACGCCTACGTGGTGAATGAGCTGAACTGCTCGGTGGATGTCTGGGCGCTGCGCGATCCGCACGGCAACATCGAGTGTGTACAGACTCTGGACATGATGCCGGCTGACTTCACCGATACGCGCTGGGGGGCGGATATCCACATCACGCCTGACGGACGCCACCTCTATACCTGCGACCGTACTTCAAGCCTGATCACCATTTTCAGCGTCTCTGAAGATGGTAGCGTGCTGGCCATCGAAGGCTTCCAGCCGACCGAGACCCAGCCGCGCGGCTTTAACGTCGATCACAGCGGTAAATTCCTGATTGCTGCGGGGCAAAAATCGCACCATATCGCGCTGTATGAGATTCAGGGCGAGCAGGGGCTGCTTGAAGAGAAGGGACGTTACGCCGTTGGCCAGGGGCCAATGTGGGTGGTGGTTAACGCTTACTAA
- a CDS encoding pyridoxal phosphatase — translation MTSRVIALDLDGTLLTPQKTLLPSSLDALKRAQEVGYQLLIVTGRHHVAIHPFYQALALDTPAICCNGTYLYDYQAKKVLQADPLPVHQALQLIDLLDEHAIHGLMYVDDAMVYERPTGHVIRTSNWALSLPEAQRPVFTQVPSLAQAARDVNAIWKFALTDEDTGKLNTFAKHVEQTLGLECEWSWHDQVDIARKGNSKGKRLAQYVESIGGSMQDVIAFGDNYNDISMLEAAGTGVAMGNADDAVKARANIVIGDNTTDSIAQFIYTHLV, via the coding sequence ATGACCTCGCGTGTGATTGCACTGGATTTAGACGGTACGCTATTAACCCCGCAAAAAACCCTGCTCCCCTCTTCTCTCGACGCCCTGAAGCGTGCCCAGGAGGTGGGGTATCAGCTCCTCATCGTGACGGGTCGACATCATGTTGCGATTCATCCTTTTTATCAGGCACTGGCGTTAGATACACCTGCAATTTGTTGTAATGGTACCTATTTGTATGATTATCAAGCAAAAAAGGTTCTGCAGGCCGATCCGTTGCCGGTTCACCAGGCGCTGCAGCTGATCGATCTGCTCGATGAACATGCCATTCACGGCCTGATGTATGTCGACGATGCGATGGTGTACGAACGCCCGACCGGGCATGTGATCCGCACCAGCAACTGGGCCCTGTCGCTGCCGGAAGCGCAGCGTCCGGTGTTCACCCAGGTACCGTCGCTGGCGCAGGCGGCCCGGGACGTTAATGCCATCTGGAAATTTGCCCTGACCGATGAAGACACCGGCAAGCTGAATACCTTCGCTAAACACGTCGAGCAGACGCTGGGCCTGGAGTGTGAATGGTCCTGGCACGATCAGGTGGATATTGCCCGCAAAGGCAACAGCAAGGGCAAACGCCTGGCGCAGTATGTGGAATCCATCGGCGGGTCAATGCAGGATGTCATCGCCTTTGGCGATAACTACAATGACATCAGCATGCTGGAAGCGGCCGGAACCGGGGTGGCGATGGGTAATGCCGATGATGCCGTCAAAGCGCGTGCCAATATCGTGATTGGTGACAACACTACCGACAGCATCGCGCAGTTCATCTATACCCACCTGGTGTGA
- the modC gene encoding molybdenum ABC transporter ATP-binding protein ModC, giving the protein MLELNFTQTLGEHCLTLNETLPASGITAIFGVSGAGKTSLINAISGLTRPQSGRIVLNDRVLNDVEKRIYLAPEKRRIGYVFQDARLFPHYKVLGNLRYGMAKSMAGQFDKLVALLGIEHLLDRLPSSLSGGEKQRVAIGRALLTAPELLLLDEPLASLDIPRKRELLPYLQRLAREINIPMLYVSHSLDEILHLADKVLVLENGSVKAFGNLEEVWGSSVMHPWLPQEQQSSILKVSVLEHHPHYAMTALAIGDQHVWVNKLDKPLHTNLRIRIQASDVSLVLQPPLQSSIRNILRAKVAQCYDDNGQVEVQLEIGSRTLWARISPWARDELGIKPGLWLYAQIKSVSITT; this is encoded by the coding sequence ATGCTGGAACTCAATTTTACCCAGACCCTGGGCGAGCATTGCCTGACCCTCAACGAAACCCTGCCCGCCAGCGGGATCACCGCCATTTTTGGCGTCTCCGGCGCGGGGAAGACATCGCTGATCAACGCGATAAGCGGCCTGACCCGGCCCCAGTCCGGGCGGATCGTGCTTAACGATCGGGTGCTGAACGACGTCGAAAAACGCATTTATCTGGCACCGGAAAAGCGCCGGATCGGCTATGTCTTCCAGGATGCGCGGCTGTTTCCGCACTATAAGGTGCTGGGCAACCTGCGGTACGGCATGGCGAAAAGCATGGCCGGGCAGTTCGATAAGCTGGTGGCGCTGCTGGGCATTGAACACCTGCTTGATCGGCTGCCGTCCTCCCTCTCGGGTGGGGAAAAGCAGCGCGTGGCGATAGGCCGGGCGTTACTCACCGCCCCGGAGCTGCTGCTGCTGGATGAACCCCTGGCCTCGCTCGATATTCCCCGCAAGCGTGAGCTGCTGCCGTATCTGCAGCGCCTGGCGCGCGAAATCAATATTCCGATGCTGTACGTCAGCCACTCGCTGGATGAGATCCTGCATCTGGCCGATAAGGTGCTGGTGCTGGAAAACGGCAGCGTGAAAGCGTTCGGTAATCTGGAAGAGGTGTGGGGCAGCAGCGTAATGCACCCGTGGCTGCCGCAGGAGCAGCAGAGCAGCATTCTGAAGGTGAGCGTGCTGGAGCACCATCCGCACTACGCCATGACCGCGCTGGCCATTGGCGATCAGCATGTCTGGGTCAACAAGCTGGATAAACCCCTGCATACCAACCTGCGCATCCGTATTCAGGCGTCAGATGTGTCGCTGGTACTCCAGCCGCCGCTACAGAGCAGTATCCGTAACATTCTGCGCGCCAAAGTGGCCCAGTGTTACGACGATAACGGCCAGGTTGAGGTCCAGCTGGAAATTGGCAGCCGCACGCTGTGGGCGCGCATCAGCCCGTGGGCCAGGGATGAACTGGGGATCAAACCTGGCCTCTGGCTCTACGCTCAGATCAAGAGCGTGTCGATCACTACCTGA